One segment of Gilliamella sp. ESL0441 DNA contains the following:
- a CDS encoding DUF4123 domain-containing protein translates to MMNDNKVSLPEFPKKQDIIDDLKQESDDLSTENVEEKIYCYAIIDCAQFDSCFYKMFIKDPNLICCSLLANTPYVKSSEAGPLLIQIEKYEPSYQNIINEILIAQVEKPSVLWLWSKASFFSLQDYLKELLFAENEQGKKYFLRFYDPRCFNNMLELFKADKNISYYLEKIESWAILCDDQYLFFNKDNHYAVKD, encoded by the coding sequence ATGATGAATGATAATAAAGTTTCCCTTCCAGAATTTCCTAAAAAGCAAGATATTATCGATGATCTTAAACAAGAATCAGATGATTTATCTACGGAAAACGTTGAAGAAAAAATCTATTGTTATGCAATTATTGACTGTGCACAGTTTGATAGTTGTTTTTACAAAATGTTTATCAAAGATCCCAATCTAATTTGTTGCTCTTTATTAGCAAATACGCCTTACGTTAAATCGTCAGAAGCAGGCCCCTTATTAATACAGATAGAAAAATATGAGCCTAGTTATCAAAATATTATTAATGAAATTTTAATTGCCCAAGTTGAAAAACCTTCTGTATTGTGGTTGTGGAGTAAAGCATCTTTCTTTTCTTTACAAGACTATTTAAAAGAACTGCTTTTTGCAGAAAACGAACAAGGTAAAAAATATTTCTTAAGATTTTATGATCCTCGTTGTTTCAATAATATGTTAGAGCTATTCAAAGCTGATAAGAATATTAGCTATTATCTCGAAAAGATAGAAAGTTGGGCAATACTTTGTGATGATCAATACCTATTTTTTAATAAGGATAACCATTATGCCGTTAAAGATTGA
- a CDS encoding type VI secretion system Vgr family protein, giving the protein MDSQKYLNIKREVGMDIKGQFTNGLSSFMENSALNHYILSIDSVDASAEISVLSIEGKEELNQPWRYTINFNSPNKHIAIDSVLSQPASLTFQSANLIEQLIEISGLIDKPRTLYGIITEFSLISMSQEQAQYRVVLEPRVALLSNHHQSAIFQNQSVVEVVEEVLRNHGFTGIDFRFELKESYPIREFITQWQESDLAFIKRLMSDVGIWFYFDTHREHNCDVMVISDYEQGFQDAGNIIIKQPSGLNDNLKYSVWNLQFRSKTQPNQVSVNDYNYRMANSSLYGSANSQVEDITTRGEDYRYEEHPKTLGDELTVESGMWYAHIRHQHYIAEQLIISGECNNYQLIPGQHIIIDECPIKDMDEGIIILSTQTLGSRAEPFRMHFTAIAYAALKPYRPAPLPWPQVSGTLPARVTSPDNDTYGYIDTQGRYRIKFNFDLKNWKKGEESLWVRLAKPYSGDTYGFHFPLIDGTEVAIGFTNGNPDRPYIAHAMHDSTHPDHVATANKHRNVIRTPANNKLRMDDKRGQEHIKLATEYGKTQLNLGHLVDSEKTKRGEGFELRTDEWGAISAEKGLYITTETKPNATAKQLDMDGASAQLNNAFSIAESLQQAVQASKAHAAELESQSELKNTLTQLNQSGIMGYAKEGIGLTSPKNIQLSTSKNVSIIAEDNTDISVLKKITLAAGGALSFFAHKMGIKLFASKGKVEIEAQNDEMVITAKNEIQISSIDDSVILTAQRDITLISGGSYIKINSNGIELGTKGNILLKSGLFQKMGPASININTQETHFADIPQTSLCVECLRRAARLGEVMLEIE; this is encoded by the coding sequence ATGGATAGTCAAAAGTATTTAAATATTAAACGTGAGGTGGGAATGGATATAAAGGGGCAGTTTACCAATGGTTTATCTTCTTTTATGGAAAATTCAGCACTCAATCATTATATTCTTTCCATTGATAGTGTTGATGCCTCAGCGGAAATTTCAGTATTATCAATAGAAGGTAAAGAAGAATTAAATCAGCCATGGCGGTATACGATCAATTTTAATAGCCCTAATAAACATATCGCTATTGATTCTGTTCTCAGCCAGCCAGCTTCCTTAACTTTTCAATCAGCTAACCTTATAGAACAACTCATTGAAATAAGTGGATTAATTGATAAACCAAGGACGCTATACGGCATTATAACCGAATTTAGCTTAATATCGATGAGTCAGGAACAAGCGCAGTATCGAGTGGTATTAGAGCCACGTGTGGCGTTACTGTCAAATCATCATCAAAGTGCAATTTTTCAGAATCAAAGTGTTGTCGAGGTGGTGGAAGAAGTACTACGAAACCATGGTTTTACAGGTATAGATTTTAGATTTGAATTAAAGGAATCCTATCCGATACGTGAATTTATCACGCAGTGGCAAGAATCGGATTTAGCGTTTATCAAAAGGTTAATGTCAGATGTCGGAATATGGTTTTATTTTGACACACATCGTGAACATAACTGTGATGTAATGGTCATCAGCGATTATGAACAGGGATTTCAGGATGCAGGTAACATAATCATAAAACAGCCAAGTGGCTTAAATGACAACTTAAAATATAGTGTATGGAATTTACAATTCAGAAGTAAAACCCAACCCAACCAAGTTAGTGTCAACGATTATAATTATCGAATGGCAAATAGTTCGCTGTATGGAAGTGCTAATAGTCAGGTAGAAGATATCACCACGCGTGGAGAAGATTATCGCTATGAAGAACACCCTAAAACATTGGGTGATGAGCTTACGGTTGAAAGCGGTATGTGGTATGCGCATATTCGCCATCAACATTATATCGCTGAACAATTAATTATTTCGGGAGAATGTAATAACTATCAGCTAATCCCGGGTCAGCATATTATCATTGACGAATGTCCGATTAAGGATATGGATGAAGGAATCATCATTTTATCCACGCAAACGTTAGGTAGCAGAGCAGAGCCTTTTCGTATGCATTTTACCGCCATTGCTTATGCAGCCTTAAAACCATATCGACCGGCACCGTTGCCATGGCCTCAAGTGAGCGGAACATTGCCGGCACGGGTGACAAGTCCGGATAATGACACGTATGGTTATATCGATACTCAAGGACGATATCGAATAAAATTCAATTTTGATTTAAAAAACTGGAAAAAAGGGGAAGAAAGTTTATGGGTAAGGCTGGCAAAACCTTATTCAGGTGATACATATGGCTTTCATTTTCCATTAATAGATGGAACAGAAGTCGCGATAGGCTTCACGAATGGTAATCCCGATAGACCTTATATAGCTCATGCGATGCATGACAGTACCCATCCAGACCATGTAGCAACCGCCAACAAACATCGTAATGTTATTCGAACACCTGCCAATAACAAATTGCGTATGGATGATAAACGTGGACAAGAACACATTAAATTGGCGACCGAATACGGTAAAACCCAGCTTAATTTAGGGCATTTAGTTGACAGCGAAAAAACTAAACGTGGTGAAGGGTTTGAACTGAGAACGGATGAATGGGGAGCGATATCTGCTGAAAAAGGACTATATATAACAACCGAAACCAAACCTAATGCAACAGCTAAACAACTAGATATGGATGGGGCAAGCGCACAACTAAATAATGCTTTTTCAATTGCAGAGTCATTACAACAAGCTGTTCAGGCTTCCAAAGCCCATGCAGCCGAACTTGAAAGTCAGTCAGAACTTAAAAATACTCTTACTCAGTTAAATCAAAGTGGAATAATGGGGTACGCTAAAGAAGGTATTGGATTAACAAGCCCTAAAAATATTCAATTATCAACCAGTAAAAATGTTTCGATTATCGCCGAGGATAATACTGATATTAGTGTACTTAAAAAAATTACTTTGGCCGCTGGTGGAGCGTTAAGTTTTTTTGCTCATAAAATGGGTATAAAACTGTTTGCATCAAAAGGAAAAGTTGAAATTGAAGCTCAAAATGATGAGATGGTAATTACTGCAAAAAATGAAATTCAAATTAGTAGTATTGATGACTCTGTTATTTTAACGGCTCAACGTGATATCACATTAATCAGTGGTGGTTCTTATATTAAAATAAATAGTAATGGCATTGAATTAGGCACTAAAGGCAATATCCTATTAAAAAGTGGTTTATTTCAGAAAATGGGGCCAGCGAGTATTAATATTAATACGCAAGAAACTCATTTTGCTGATATTCCTCAAACTTCGCTTTGTGTCGAATGCTTAAGAAGGGCGGCTCGTCTTGGCGAAGTTATGTTGGAGATTGAATGA
- a CDS encoding universal stress protein — protein sequence MYKKILVPIDILENDLTKKVIPHLECLAKLSNADVIFFHVLPIASAIVNAYSFGFDEFKDKATVQTEQAFHQLLDTINLPRENLSFSIAFGNPRDEILHIAEELKPDLIILGSRRPNITTHLLGSNASGVVRGAQTSILVVR from the coding sequence ATGTATAAAAAAATTCTTGTTCCTATTGATATTCTTGAAAACGATCTAACAAAAAAGGTCATTCCACATTTGGAATGTTTAGCCAAATTATCGAATGCGGACGTTATTTTTTTTCACGTTTTACCTATTGCATCCGCTATTGTAAATGCTTACTCATTTGGTTTTGATGAATTTAAAGATAAAGCAACGGTGCAAACTGAACAAGCATTTCACCAGTTGCTTGATACCATTAACCTTCCACGAGAAAACTTATCGTTTTCGATAGCATTTGGTAATCCAAGAGATGAAATTCTCCATATAGCAGAAGAATTAAAACCCGATTTAATTATATTAGGATCTCGCCGTCCAAATATTACCACCCATTTATTAGGTTCCAATGCATCCGGTGTTGTTCGTGGCGCTCAAACGTCAATTTTAGTTGTTCGTTAA
- a CDS encoding nucleoside triphosphate pyrophosphatase, translated as MKIILASTSLSRKKVLEKLAIPFECVAPICDETPLLGESAKQLVVRLATLKAQSLVAQYPNSLIIGSDQVGVLDDQIVCKPHTVENARKQLRNSSGKAFYFYTGMTVINTVNGQSTTICEPFKVTFRQLTDAEIDAYILKEMPLQCAGSFKCDELGITLFDKLEGEDINSLVGLPLLKLNKIMITMGYNPLLIS; from the coding sequence ATGAAAATCATATTAGCATCAACATCACTTTCTCGAAAAAAAGTACTGGAAAAATTAGCCATTCCATTTGAGTGCGTAGCACCTATTTGTGACGAAACTCCACTGCTTGGAGAATCTGCAAAACAGTTAGTTGTGCGTTTAGCAACGCTTAAAGCTCAGTCATTAGTGGCTCAATATCCAAATAGCTTAATTATTGGTTCTGATCAAGTTGGCGTTTTAGATGATCAGATTGTTTGTAAACCCCATACTGTCGAAAATGCTCGTAAGCAATTAAGAAATAGCAGTGGTAAAGCGTTTTATTTTTATACTGGTATGACCGTTATCAATACCGTCAATGGACAATCAACCACAATTTGTGAACCTTTTAAAGTCACTTTTCGCCAGTTAACCGATGCTGAAATTGACGCATATATTTTAAAAGAGATGCCATTACAGTGTGCTGGTAGTTTCAAATGTGATGAACTCGGCATTACTTTATTTGATAAATTAGAGGGTGAGGATATCAATTCGCTAGTGGGTTTACCCTTGTTAAAATTGAATAAAATTATGATAACAATGGGATATAATCCACTTTTGATCTCATAA
- a CDS encoding ABC transporter ATP-binding protein has product MLLEIKNLRKDYQRGKQIFSAVNNVSFTMNKDEFVCIMGKSGSGKTTLLNMIAGLLTPTQGKIILNNTNLFELDDQQVSAFRNQQIGYIPQGSSLLPNLTALENIRLPFYLTKRQNQHCLSYAQSLLEKAKVSYLQDAYPANMSGGEMRRIAILRSLICQPKLIIADEPTSDLDEESAADIMQLLSDIHHQGTALLIVTHDNDVASYSQKIMKMSAGRLTNEER; this is encoded by the coding sequence ATGTTGTTGGAGATTAAAAATTTACGCAAGGATTATCAACGAGGTAAGCAAATTTTCTCGGCAGTGAATAACGTAAGTTTCACAATGAATAAAGATGAATTTGTTTGCATAATGGGAAAATCAGGTAGTGGTAAGACCACCTTACTTAATATGATTGCTGGTTTACTTACGCCAACTCAAGGTAAAATCATACTTAATAATACCAATTTATTTGAGCTTGATGATCAGCAAGTGTCTGCGTTTCGTAATCAACAGATTGGTTACATTCCACAAGGTAGCAGTTTGTTGCCAAATTTAACGGCATTAGAAAATATTCGCTTACCTTTCTATCTAACCAAACGCCAAAATCAACACTGTTTAAGTTATGCTCAAAGCCTACTTGAAAAGGCGAAGGTCAGTTATCTCCAAGATGCCTATCCTGCTAATATGTCAGGCGGTGAAATGCGACGTATTGCTATTTTACGTTCACTGATTTGTCAGCCAAAACTTATTATTGCTGACGAACCGACAAGCGATCTGGATGAAGAAAGTGCTGCTGACATTATGCAACTTTTATCCGATATACATCATCAAGGTACTGCACTATTAATTGTCACACATGATAATGATGTGGCAAGTTATAGCCAAAAAATTATGAAAATGTCAGCGGGTCGATTGACCAACGAAGAAAGATAA
- a CDS encoding ABC transporter permease, whose product MQETPITIANLAWRNIQRRPFRSCCLIIIIMLFSATLFGGSVLMKNLSLGISGMADRLGADILIVPYGYEKNLEVALLRGEPSSFYLKVDLMDKIKNIKGIQSISPQLFIASLNAGCCSSKVQLIGFDQHSDFVIKPWLQSQLTNPLNDNEVVVGAKITSNIGDEIMFFNHPYRVAAKMDSTGMGFDTSVFMTMSAAQSLMKEAKLIEGDIEHFTNYASSIFIKVNPDYQPKDIVNQIMPKYAIDYNIDFVMTKGMLSNIAKYLNSFSTIVYSLSATFWILAIAVIFIIFSSTLNERKREIGLLRILGASRRDIVSMLLRESLIISALGAIAGIIISGVLLYAFSLLICQSIGLPCMSISLLDALIYATIVFILTLIIGPLSCIYSALSITKFDTYRTLREGE is encoded by the coding sequence ATGCAAGAAACTCCTATAACTATTGCCAATCTAGCATGGCGAAATATACAACGTAGACCTTTTCGTAGCTGCTGTCTGATTATTATTATCATGCTATTTTCTGCGACACTGTTCGGTGGTAGTGTATTAATGAAAAACCTGAGTTTAGGGATTTCAGGTATGGCGGATCGTTTAGGAGCAGATATCCTGATAGTCCCTTATGGTTATGAAAAAAATCTTGAAGTAGCATTATTGCGTGGTGAACCGAGTAGTTTCTATTTGAAAGTTGATTTAATGGATAAAATCAAAAATATTAAAGGGATACAATCTATTTCACCGCAACTTTTTATCGCTTCGTTAAACGCTGGATGTTGTAGCTCCAAAGTGCAATTAATTGGCTTTGATCAACATAGCGATTTTGTCATTAAACCATGGTTACAATCACAGTTAACTAATCCATTAAACGATAATGAAGTTGTGGTTGGCGCAAAAATTACATCAAATATTGGGGATGAAATTATGTTTTTTAATCATCCCTATAGAGTGGCAGCAAAAATGGATTCAACAGGTATGGGGTTTGACACCTCTGTATTTATGACTATGTCAGCGGCACAATCTTTAATGAAAGAAGCAAAATTAATTGAAGGTGATATTGAACATTTTACCAATTATGCCTCATCGATTTTTATCAAGGTTAATCCTGATTATCAACCTAAAGATATCGTTAATCAAATCATGCCCAAATATGCTATAGATTACAATATCGACTTTGTTATGACTAAAGGTATGTTAAGCAATATAGCTAAATATTTAAACAGTTTTTCGACCATTGTGTATAGCTTATCTGCTACCTTCTGGATACTGGCTATTGCGGTGATCTTTATCATTTTTTCTTCGACATTAAATGAGCGTAAACGAGAAATTGGACTACTTCGAATTTTAGGCGCCTCACGTCGTGATATTGTCAGCATGTTACTACGTGAATCATTAATTATTAGTGCATTAGGCGCTATTGCCGGAATCATCATCTCTGGCGTGTTGTTATATGCATTTAGCTTATTGATTTGCCAATCAATTGGTTTACCGTGTATGAGCATTTCACTGTTAGATGCATTAATCTATGCCACAATAGTGTTTATTCTTACTTTAATTATTGGGCCTCTTTCATGTATCTACTCAGCATTATCTATAACTAAATTTGATACTTATCGCACATTAAGAGAGGGTGAATAA
- a CDS encoding DUF4418 family protein produces MKNRIILSLFFVFLGLMIILFPIYILPVCPHPDALVNTAHGINNQVANTGHMHTGAGKIMKCFWTARAELGIGALIIVIGTLMLLSRTIFVRLGLSMALACISLLAIAIPTILIGVCSNEMMRCNMGAKPALVLLSGILFVVSILNSLYLNKLIKKN; encoded by the coding sequence ATGAAAAATCGAATAATTTTATCACTATTTTTTGTGTTTCTTGGATTAATGATTATCCTATTTCCCATCTATATTTTACCTGTGTGTCCTCATCCCGATGCACTAGTCAATACGGCTCATGGCATAAACAATCAGGTTGCCAATACTGGGCATATGCATACAGGTGCCGGTAAAATTATGAAGTGTTTTTGGACTGCCCGAGCCGAATTAGGTATTGGTGCATTAATCATAGTAATTGGCACATTAATGTTACTGAGTCGGACAATTTTTGTTCGTCTTGGTTTAAGTATGGCATTAGCGTGTATTTCACTTTTGGCTATCGCTATTCCGACTATTTTAATTGGGGTATGCTCAAACGAGATGATGCGATGTAATATGGGCGCAAAACCTGCTCTAGTTTTGTTATCTGGTATTTTATTTGTTGTATCGATACTTAATTCACTCTATTTAAATAAACTCATTAAAAAAAATTAA
- a CDS encoding ABC transporter ATP-binding protein, protein MNILEVNNVSKIYGSLHALSEVNLTVEEGTWLSIMGPSGSGKTTLMNIIGCMDKPSIGSVILDGQDITQLSLPQLTEIRRDKIGLIFQQFHLVSYLTALENVMIAQYYHSMVDEKEALQALERVGLAARAKHLPRQLSGGEQQRLCIARALINYPKLILADEPTGNLDESNEAMVMNLLHQLHEEGSTIIVVTHSVDVSKHAQTTVVLEHGKVARVINNK, encoded by the coding sequence ATGAATATACTCGAAGTTAATAATGTCTCTAAAATTTATGGTTCACTGCATGCATTATCGGAAGTGAACTTAACCGTCGAAGAAGGAACATGGTTATCGATAATGGGGCCGTCAGGGAGTGGTAAAACCACATTGATGAACATTATCGGTTGTATGGATAAACCTTCAATTGGATCAGTAATACTTGATGGGCAAGATATTACTCAACTCTCATTACCACAATTAACCGAAATTCGCCGAGATAAAATTGGATTAATATTTCAGCAATTTCATTTAGTCTCTTATTTAACGGCGCTCGAAAATGTCATGATAGCGCAATATTATCATAGTATGGTAGATGAAAAGGAAGCTTTGCAAGCATTAGAGCGTGTAGGGCTGGCAGCAAGAGCTAAGCATTTACCTCGCCAGTTGTCAGGCGGTGAGCAACAACGTTTATGTATTGCTCGAGCATTAATTAACTATCCGAAATTAATTTTAGCCGATGAACCAACGGGTAATCTAGATGAGAGTAATGAAGCAATGGTGATGAACTTACTTCATCAGCTACACGAAGAAGGTAGTACTATTATTGTCGTAACGCATTCGGTTGACGTCTCAAAACATGCACAAACCACCGTCGTTTTAGAGCATGGTAAAGTGGCACGTGTGATTAATAATAAATAA
- a CDS encoding FtsX-like permease family protein: MINKNQRFIIKTVFSSLIRRRSRILIALLGVALGATVLLGMITLCYDIPRQMGKEFRSYGANMLLMPADNQSMMTMEDVSKAVSLLPKEKLLGVTPFRYESIRSNQQPYIMVGTDFEQVMKTSPYWKIEGELPKHSHEILIGTDIANFTKLTIGSTMPVLGKNKQDSRYNEELTITGIIKTGRTEDGYIFIGLQDLGEFLKDTDKAEVVEVSITATQDELKHYIDRIKANSSTVDPHLIKWVTQSESSVLGKLSSLLYLVTFVVLILTMICVATTMMTVVMERRKEIGLKKAIGANNKSIAKEFLAEGLVLGIIGGMIGVVCGMIFAQVISTNVFGRSIVIEFYLIPTTIVISAMVTVIACLIPVKRALEVEPALVLRGE, encoded by the coding sequence ATGATTAATAAAAATCAGCGCTTTATCATTAAAACAGTATTTAGCTCTCTAATTCGTCGCCGTTCACGTATTCTTATTGCTTTACTTGGTGTGGCACTAGGGGCAACAGTTTTACTTGGTATGATAACACTTTGTTATGATATTCCTCGCCAAATGGGAAAAGAGTTTCGATCCTATGGTGCCAATATGTTATTAATGCCTGCTGATAATCAATCCATGATGACAATGGAAGATGTCTCAAAAGCGGTAAGTTTATTACCAAAAGAAAAACTACTTGGTGTTACCCCGTTTCGTTATGAATCTATTCGCAGTAATCAACAGCCTTATATTATGGTTGGTACGGACTTTGAACAAGTGATGAAAACAAGTCCTTATTGGAAAATTGAAGGCGAACTACCTAAACATTCCCATGAAATTTTAATCGGTACCGATATTGCAAACTTTACCAAATTAACCATTGGAAGCACCATGCCGGTTTTAGGAAAAAACAAACAAGACTCACGCTACAACGAAGAGTTAACAATAACGGGAATTATTAAAACCGGACGTACTGAAGATGGTTATATTTTTATTGGTTTACAGGATCTAGGGGAGTTTTTGAAGGATACAGATAAAGCGGAAGTGGTAGAAGTGAGTATTACAGCCACACAAGATGAGTTAAAACACTATATTGATAGGATAAAAGCAAACTCTTCAACGGTCGACCCTCACTTAATTAAATGGGTAACACAATCTGAATCATCCGTATTGGGTAAATTGTCTTCATTACTTTATTTAGTCACTTTTGTGGTGCTAATACTGACTATGATATGCGTTGCCACCACCATGATGACGGTAGTCATGGAGCGTCGAAAAGAAATTGGACTGAAAAAAGCAATTGGTGCAAACAATAAAAGTATCGCAAAAGAATTCTTAGCCGAAGGATTAGTCTTAGGCATTATCGGTGGGATGATAGGTGTCGTTTGTGGAATGATATTTGCACAGGTGATAAGCACTAATGTATTTGGTCGATCTATTGTGATTGAGTTTTACCTTATCCCAACAACAATTGTTATTTCAGCTATGGTGACTGTCATTGCGTGTTTAATTCCCGTAAAACGAGCGCTTGAAGTTGAACCTGCACTTGTTTTACGTGGCGAATAG
- a CDS encoding ABC transporter permease, with the protein MFHRMLLSVLVRQKKKLFLIALTVALGVSLATAMLNVMFDVGDKVNQELKAYGANLNIVPRSTALVSELYQIENAENQASIQYIKQDDLVKIKMIFWAYNIVDFTPYLTTQATFNGKPITLIGTWFNKHLNIPTGDEVDTGMLAMKSWWTIEGSPMQDDNLHGVMVGETVAKQWNLKIGDTIELISPQTKNTITLTINNIFHSGGVEDSQLYVSLPVAQNLANKNGLVERIEVSALTTPENELARKAAQDPNSLSRAEWDTWYCTAYISSIAYQIEELMPDVRVKAIMQVAESEGSILQKTQLLMLLLTVLSLICSALAISNLVTANVIERSTEIGLLKALGATNKAVAMLVLTEIFIIALLGGVFGYFIGLGFAQIIGHTVFGSFIEPKMLIIPLVFIMVSFITFMGSLPALRFMMFLRPTDVLHGR; encoded by the coding sequence ATGTTTCACAGAATGTTACTAAGTGTATTAGTTCGTCAAAAAAAGAAGCTGTTTTTGATAGCATTAACCGTTGCTTTAGGGGTATCGTTAGCAACCGCCATGTTAAATGTAATGTTTGACGTGGGAGATAAAGTGAATCAAGAACTCAAAGCTTATGGCGCTAATTTAAACATCGTGCCGCGTAGTACGGCTTTAGTCAGTGAACTGTATCAAATTGAAAATGCTGAAAATCAAGCCTCTATTCAATATATTAAGCAAGATGATTTAGTCAAAATAAAAATGATCTTCTGGGCATATAATATTGTTGATTTTACCCCGTATTTAACCACTCAAGCAACCTTTAATGGTAAGCCAATTACGCTTATTGGAACATGGTTCAATAAGCATCTTAACATACCAACAGGTGATGAAGTGGATACGGGGATGTTAGCGATGAAGTCATGGTGGACAATTGAAGGAAGCCCCATGCAAGATGATAACTTGCATGGTGTAATGGTTGGCGAGACAGTCGCTAAACAGTGGAATTTAAAAATCGGTGATACGATTGAACTGATTTCGCCGCAAACTAAAAATACGATTACATTAACCATCAATAATATTTTTCATAGTGGTGGAGTTGAGGATTCTCAACTTTATGTTTCCCTTCCTGTTGCGCAAAACTTAGCAAATAAAAATGGTCTTGTTGAACGGATCGAAGTGAGTGCGCTAACGACGCCTGAAAATGAATTGGCTCGAAAAGCAGCGCAAGATCCTAATAGCTTATCAAGAGCAGAATGGGATACATGGTATTGTACAGCATATATTAGTTCGATTGCCTATCAAATAGAAGAGTTGATGCCAGATGTGCGAGTAAAAGCCATTATGCAAGTCGCCGAATCTGAGGGATCTATTTTACAAAAAACGCAGTTATTAATGCTTTTATTAACGGTTCTATCACTAATTTGTTCCGCGCTTGCTATTTCTAATTTAGTGACTGCTAATGTCATTGAGCGTAGTACTGAAATCGGACTTTTAAAAGCACTTGGTGCAACCAATAAAGCTGTTGCAATGTTAGTTTTAACCGAGATTTTTATTATTGCCTTGTTGGGTGGTGTTTTCGGCTATTTTATTGGTCTTGGCTTTGCACAGATTATTGGTCACACGGTATTTGGTTCATTTATTGAGCCTAAAATGCTCATCATTCCATTGGTATTCATCATGGTGAGTTTTATTACGTTTATGGGAAGTTTACCAGCATTGCGTTTTATGATGTTTTTACGCCCAACTGATGTTTTACATGGACGGTAA